Part of the Arvicanthis niloticus isolate mArvNil1 chromosome 3, mArvNil1.pat.X, whole genome shotgun sequence genome is shown below.
TCACAGAGCTGAGCAAGACAAAGACCCCTGCCTTCCTGCATTTACACTCTAGCGCAGGCAAACGGAAAGTAGTCAAATATGTATGAGAATTAAATAAAGTCATTTTTGATCTGGAGGAAGGGAGAATATCATCCCCATAGCAGGGATAGGGGTGGGAgtcatggagacagagacagtgactgCAAGAGAGTGAGCTCATTCAGATAGCAAGGGGACGCTATCTCATGCCTGTGgcaaagcagaaacaaagagTACACCCCGAGGAGCCTTGTAAACTTGCTTAGAGTTGACCCAGAAGGTCTGAGGAAACCCTAAAGAACTAAGCAAGGTAGAGACGTAGCTGGAGCCGCATGGTGAGAGCAAATACTCGTGATTGTGAGGAAGGACCCCCATTTCCGGCTGTATCCagagagcaaggaagaaaggTAAGAActggagggagggggtggggagtgatGCTGGATCTGGATCAGGATGTGTTACTCTTCCtggtggaaggaagggagggttcTGGATTCCAAGCTGATCTGATTTTCCCTGTTCAGTGTAGAGTTAATCAGAAACTGCTAAGATTCCAAGTCCTGCCACTAAAACTTGAGCCTTAGGCTCTGTGACCTCCTTagcttttccctttctcctcccacagATAATGTGATCTGCTTCCTGGGGGTGTGGGAgaccaaagtaagactaagagcTGGGGAATGTCCCCGAGAGAATTCTCATTCACTTCTTGTCATTATCCCAGCATTTACCTGTCCCATCCTTATAGAATTCCCCCACTGCATAGCAGGCCACAAAATGTTGAAATTGCCTGTGTTCCTTTTCAGCATCCAGTCCCATCTTCTTCAGAATGTCACTCAGGGACCTTGCCACCACCAGTGCTGAAATCACAGCATCTGTCATTTTTGAGCAGCCACCACTGGCAGAAGTTGGGCCAAGGCCTTCTGTACATTCTCAGTAAATATAACGGCTTCACGCTAGTCATTTGCTTACCTCTGCTTTACATGGAGGACACTGAGACTTCCAGGGAGAAACATGAGGCTACTGCAGTCACCCAACAAGAGCCAGAACCAGCTCCACCCCcaaatcacctttttttttttctttctgacccTGCTATCCTTTAAAgaccaacaataacaaacaaataacaacagttGATACAGAATCAAAATATCCACTTGGAACCATCAGAAAGTACCACTGAGCAAAAGAAGAGAGAGTGCTGgctgagatctgcttgcctctgcctccgagtgccAAGAGTAAATCCATGTGCCACCATGGACAAAGTACTAAGCTGAGACTTTTAAGGCACTTCCTTGAGTCTGCCCAGAGAGCAAAAATGCCCCCTAACTTCAAGGGAGCCTTTGTCCCCCACAGGCTAGTGGCCAGTGGTAGTATTCTGTGATAGGATTACTTTGACTGtggccatgtggtgctgggaagcCCCTCCAGCCCCTTCCGGCCTCTTTGTCCTCTTTCTAGTGTTCCATCTGCAGGGCCCTCACACAGTCCTGCTGCTCTTGACTCTGAAGCAAAGAGGTAAACATCTTGGGCGCTTTATTAGTTTATTTCAGAAGATGGAGCCTGTTTGTCCCTAGGGCCCAGCCCTCTTTTATGGCCTCCAGGCCCTCTTGACAAATTCTAGTGACTGGAGAGAAAACCCGCTTTCTACAGCAGATCATTAAAACACCCACCATAAACCCAGGGCCATAAAACATTATTTGCCAGGCATAAAAAGAGGGTAGATTTTCCCAGAATGACAACCCAGGCCCTGCTTTCTCCCGCTGGGAAAGGCGGCACACGGATGCCGTCGTTCATAAATTCCTTATCTTGCACTGTGCTTTGGGAAAAGAACCCTGTTGGGAAAGCAGCcaaaaaaatattgatttatttgttcCTCGGAGTCCAAAGCATTTTAAATGAGAGAGGCATGGCGATGCCCTACCTGTGTGTCTTCAGATGACTTAATCAGAGGATACATACCCTAGTGCAGCCATAGTTTGCCAGGAGATGAGGGACTTCCATAAACTGGAGGCTCTCCTTTGGGAGCCTTCCTAAGTGGACAGGCATTGATTTCTCCCTTTTCCGTCTGTTGGTTTCCCAATTAAACCAGCCAGCACCCACCAAGGAACTGCTTCTTAGAATACAGGCTAGCTTTCCAGGGTACTCACCCTTGGCCCCTCACTAAAGACTCAAAGGGGATTTCCCATTTGTTCAGGTCTGAAGGACAGGACTGAGGTCTTCAGTACTTGGAGCTCAGGGTTCCAGTAGCATAGCTCCGTGCAACCATTATTAAAACCACCAGCTCCAAAGCTCTCATCCCTTTATGTGAAGTCATTGGGACTAGATAGGTTTGCTGGAAAtcttgccaattttttttttcttgaatgataaaatatagtatatgatTCAAATAGCAATCCTGATGTCTGGGGAAATAGCTAATAATCAAATATGTTGTATTTCTTCAGTTGGAAGGATGAACATTCTCCGGCAGTGAAATAAAGAACAGTTAGAACTGGTCTAGTCAAAATTTGCATACTATAAAGGGggtttgcaaaaacaaaaaacgaaaagcaaaaacacaaaaaaccctcaattttcagagattttttttttcctagaaaaacaCTGAGTGCTTAGCCCAGACTTGGTGTTTCTGTGGTCATCTTGGTGCTATCTTACAACTCTCTAGCTGTAAAAGCCACTCTATTCCCCTCTAAGTGCCCTCCTGTGTACGCTGTCTActttctgtttgattttgtttgtggtgtgtgtgtttcagaagaTATGGAAGTGCAGAGGGGACTTGTGAACATCTACAAAGAAGCAGGGGAGGAACTAGGACTGCAGACTCCATCTTCCACTAGAGGATCAAGGGATGAAGCATTGAGGCTGGATCTAACCCAAAAAGGCAACTGTAGAGAAACAAGCAAATTCTTCAGGTAACTCAGGCAACAGCTaagtaaaataaaggaaatacTTGGTGTTTTTGATTTGACTGTAAGTAGATTTTGTCTTCTGTCCTGTCCATTTACGTGGCCTGCCTCTGGAATCCAGGGCACTTGGGAGCCAGGAGCTTCTCTGCCCTTTTGTAGCTCTGTTCACAGCTACTCCCTGCTTGTTTTCAACAGTCACTGGTGAGTTGTATCCTGGAGATGAGGTAGCCCAGGGCAGAGCTGGGATGCCTGCCTGGGGACACCTGGGCTAGGGGTGGAGGGGCATGGGAATTTCTTTGCAGCTGCAGCTGAATAGCTggaaaggaagcaaagagaggagagaaagcctGGAAGCAATTCTCctgattgggggaaaaaaaagcctcaCTTTTTCCCCTCAAGTGTGCAGATCTAAAGCTACATGGAAAATTGTGAAATGTCTGAGATCGATAAGGGATGTAAGCCTAGAGAGGGCTGGAGGGGAACCCTGGGcttttttgttgggggggggggggcagaatacAAGCATCCTTAGAAAAAGAAATCCAGTGGGGGAATGGCCCGAATCCATCCATCTTTCCCAGTTTGCACTTCCAGCAAATGGACCAGGGGTACAGTGAAGGGAGGCAACCAGTCAGTGGGTACATATGTGGCCAGATCGATGGTGGAGCAGTAGCATCTCTGGAGCTTAACTCTGGAGCTCTATGGTGGGCTGCTGGGGATGGGGTGAGGCACAGGGTAGCAAACCAAGAGCAAACAGGGTGTCAGCACCAAGAGCTTAGGTCAAAGTCAGTGGATGAAGACAACTGACTCTTGTGAGggagtggtgtgtatgtgtgtggtatgtgtgtgtggtgtggtacatgtgtggtgtgtgtatatctggtgtatgtatgtggtgtgtgcgtagtgtgtatgtggtgtgtgtacatgcggtgtgtgtgcatagtgtgtatgtagtatgtgtgggtgggagtggggagtggcagtgtgtgtgtttgtatcgtGTGtagtgtgttgtggtgtgtgtttatCTTTTACCCTTGAACGTTGGAAGATGGGACAGACGGAGAAAAGAATTGCACTATTCCCCGAGACACTGTTTGAGCATGGCACCATGGCATGCTGGaagatgtggtggtgcatatcCATCAACTCTGTCCAATCGAAGTCTTAACAACGTCAGCTATCTAGAAGTGTCTAGAATTTCAGGAGTCTGGATCCTCCGGCTCACCTAAACTTCACAGAGAGCAGCCACACAGATCCACACCCACAGCATGGCCTCTGCTCTTGCCTGGCTGCGTTGGTGTGAGGAGCAATCCTGTCTAGCAAACATCTAGGACAACGGGGACTTTGCAATATGCAGGAACCCACCCTACTCTTCAAGCTCAGGCTTTAACTGCTCTCCCCAGGGCGTAAGAAGGAGAGGCATCTCGATGAGGATACATGTCAGTGAGGTCGTTTCTGTAGAGGCCCCACCCAGTAAATGCAGTTTGGGAAAGTTGAGCCAAGGGGTCCGGTTTGGAAAGTTGGGGTTCAGCCTCTCAAACGGGTCGATGGCTCTGGAAGAAGCTGAGCCATTCAGGAGGTGGGCAGGCAACAGCAGCGGAATGGACCTCTTTCAACAGATGCCTGGGGGATGGGGAGCCTTGAGGAGGGGGCCCAAGGGGGAGCGTACCCCGCCTCCCGGCACCCCGGCCCCGTAGTATAGCTTTAAAATCCTGTGAAGTTTGTCATAGGACAGCCTCACCACGCATGCGCATAGGCAAAGTTGacttttttctcccccccccccaccccccgcctttCCAGCCGCGTTTGGTTCtgcaactttaaaaatatatatatatatatattttgtcgCTGGGAACACCAAGGGAAAGAGGagtctggagagagggagggcgaAAGTGAGGGAGCTGATCAGgagggccgggggtggggggcacgCGGTCCCCACACTGGGGCAGTCAGTCTGTGGGGGACCGCATCGCGTGGAAAGTTGCTGCAGGCTCCGAGGCACCGCCTCCGCCGTCCGGAGTCCGGTTCCTGCGGCCGCCGCTTCGCAAGCTCCTTCCGCGGCCTCCGCCGGGCCCCACGACCACCCCTCGGACCCCGGCCGCGACCGAGGAGGTCGGCAGCCTCGGCCGCCATGGACCTCTGGAATTGAGTCTCCGCCGCAGAGCTCCGCGCCCTCCGTCCTCTTGCTCGGTTCGCCCTGGAAAGGCAGGGGGTGGAAAGAAGGAGGTTATCccgaagaaagaaagaaagaaagaaagaaggggaccAGAAGGGGGAAGCCAACGTTCCCCACGGGCTAGCTGTCCATCAACGGCTCAAGCCACCAAGCGGCAGAAAGTTCAGGGCTGCCTTgaacccattttttttaatttttttttttttttttttttgcacccgCTTTTTGTCAGATtctaaaatgaaagaacaaaatttgGCGCTGACTCTTGAAACTCTGATGGCGACTTGTGCGATTTCAGCCTCATCTCTCGGAGAAAAAACCATGCGTGCCTGATTGTTCTGTGGCCccaaagctgctgctgctgctgcgtgtgtctgtgtgcgagCGTGTCTCCgtgtctccgtgtgtgtgtgtgtgtgtgtgtgtgtgtgtgcgcgagtgtgtgtgtctgtgtgtttgggtgtgtgtctgtgtgtacacagacGTCCACTAGCTAACTCAGCTGCAGGAGCAGCCCCGGGAAGCAGACGTTTCGGCCACAGACCCGGAGAGGAGGAGCTGACAATCAGGAGGCGTGAGCCGCCAGGAGTCTGCAGAATTCGTGGTGTGAATGAACTGGGGGCATCTTGGGCACAGGGaatgccccctcctccttccccgcCTCGGGCCACAGTTGAGTAGTGGGGCATTTTTTTTCACCTTCttgtgaagaatttttttttattatttgttgtaaAGTCTTTTGCACAATCACGCCCACATTTGGGGTTGGAAAGCCCTAATTACCGCCGTCGCTGATGGACGTTAGAGAGGGAGCGCCTCGCCGCGGAACAGTCGCCTGCGCGCCCTCGTCGGACCCGCGGCTCCTGCACTGTGTCCCCACTCGGCCCTGCGCTTGCTGCTCGCCCGCGCGCGCCGGCGCCCTCTCGGTTCCTGGGCACATTTCCACGCTATACCAGCTCCGCAGCCCGAGCCGGGGCTCCAGTGCTCGCTTCCGCTCCGGGTCGCTGCGCCCACCCGACGCGCCCAGGAGGACTCCGCAGCCCTGCTTTGGATCGTCCCCCCAGGCTTAACCCCGACGCTTCGCTTGGATTCCTCGGCCTCCTTCGCTCGGGTGGCGACTTCCTCTCCGCGCCCCCTCCCCCTCGCTATGAAGGTAAGTGTTCTGTGCGCACGGACgctccctacttttttttttcttttcaaagttaaCTGAACTCTTTCAGTTTATCCCTATCCCCTCCATTTCTCTAACTGCCTAGAGAAAGCTAAACTCCAGTATTGCTGGCAGGGACTCTCCTATCTTTTCGTCCCTTACCCTGGGGACACTGTCTCTGCGTCCTTGGAGAGTTTTTGCACCGGCTATTCTTCAAACCTTTGAAACTATAGAGAAGAGCGGGGACAGATAAGATAGCTGGGGTCATAGATGGCGTTCCTTTTTACCTCCAAAATCCGGAGTGTAGTTTTACTATGTGCATTTCAGAGACTGGATAATGATTCGATTCATCAAGTATATATCAAACGCTCATTTCTGCGGCACGCGGAGACTTGTGTGGTTGGAGATCTGAGGCCGGATGAGGACTGAGTTAGGAGAAAGGGCTGCGAGACTAGGGAAACTAGGGGCCACCTACCCTGGAGCAatgcactccccacccccaacctccgaTCAGGGCCCAGTTCCCGGCTCTCCAGGTCCAGTAACCCGAGCGTTCCGGGCCCCTGTGCCTTTAAGAGTGCCTGGCGGGGGGCCAGAGCGCACCCCGCGCGGGGAGCAGGGTCGCGTTATTAGCTTTATTAGCGGCCTCTGGGTGAGCTCAGGTCCTTTACTGCAGCATTGGGGGCGGGGAGTTGTGGTCCTAGTGGCTTTAATCCTACCCCCTGAGCGGAGTCAGCCTTGCGCTTTAGAGACTCTAGGGCCTCTGCGTTGCGAGAGCGGGCGGGGGTTAGTTTGTGAACTCGTGTTTGTTTTAATTGTCAGTTGTATGTTAAAGCCGAGTCACACACTCTGAGGGTCACCGAGAGTTCACTTTTACAAAAAAGTTAACGTTTCGTCTTGGAATATAACTAGCAATTTTCTAAACAACTTTTCCTCTGGTTGCCCTACACGTCTCGATAACAATTTCCATTTATACTTCATATCTCTCGTTTCCAGCTTTCTAGTAGGCTGTAAGATGAAAATCGGGACGAAGTTGTTTCTTAAAAGCAAACAAccttctttcttcaaagacaggGTTTAAAATCCTGGTGCTTCTAAGGCCCTGTTTTACCCTCTATGTCCTGTCCGAGACACTGCCCCGTGATCGTACTTTAAATGGACAATTCGCTCTTGGGAAATAACTTGGGCCCGGCGAGGCGATGAAGTCGCACCTCCTGAGCCTCTGCTGCCTTGACGACATTTGCACACCTTAGCCAGATTTGGTTTCAAGATATTTTCCATCAGacgagggttttgtttgtttggttggttttgggtttttttttgggggggcgggggggttggAGGAGATGGCGACTAGGGAATGGCGGAAAGTAGGGTATGGATGGACGCGTTGGGACCCTTGTTCTGCTTTGGGGGCACGGGGAGCTAGAGATACGTCTTTGACAAGCCGGCTTTAGTCTTTCTTCTTGGGGGTCCGGCTCTAGGCGCTAGATCTTCCAAAGGAGGCCCAGTCCAAGACCCTGGTCTTCCCTTCCAGAGCGCTCCTGTGCACAAGGGGCACACTACGTGCCGGCAAAACTCTGAGCTTTAACACGGCCTTTCTAACTGGCCGCGCGGTGCCGGCTGCCCCCTATTGGCCATCTGCAAGTAAGGCCCCTCTGAGTTCCAGTCCTTCATCTTGCACCCCTGGCGACAACTCAGCCTCGCTCTCCCACCAAGACCCTTCTAAGATCTCTGCCAGGGGACAGTCTGAGTTGTCCTGAGCTTTGAATAGAAAAGAGATAATAGGTGTAACCTAGCAAAGAGGCCTTGGGCAATTTGAACAAAGGATTTCGACCTTTTCTGGTCAGTGGTGAGGGAGTGTCACCGTAGGAGGCCTCGGGTGTGGCCCTGGTTGTCTCATCAATTCCGTGTTCCTGGATGCTTGTTGCGTTCccctctctcagcctctgcttcttcatctattaaacacagaaacaaaaacagtgaTTTCGTCTCCGTTTTATGAACTTCGTCTGTAAAAGAAAACCCTGTAAAGATTGGGGACTGAACTGATCTTTAATTTCTCACTCTCTCGGGGGTACACAACTCAGTTTTAGACAGATGACTCTGTGCTCAGTTAGGCAAGGTAATTGTGTGTGGGCCCTGGAGAGCCCTAAAGTAAGGTACATCACTGAGGCTTAGTAAAAGGTAGAAAAGTTTATTTCTTGGACTATTACTGTTCTCCAAACTCCGGGCAATTCTGGGTCATTTAGGAACTTTTCAGGTTTCTTACCCTGACTGCAGCCCCAGACAACCTCTGGCTTATCTAACAGGCTATTTCTTCCTGCTGCATGTGCCCTGGCCACGCGTTTTCATTGAGTGGGGCAGTTACAGTTCACCTGGGCCCAGGCCCGGGGAAAAAATGGGGAGCAACAATTCTCTTTGTCTACTCCCCCTTAAGCAGACACCCTACTGGTCATTTCTTCAAGGTCTCCTTTCTGCCGTTCTCGAAGCCAGAGAACCAAGTTTGTGCCAGCGACTGAGTTTCCCTCCCTCAAGTTTCTCCATCCGTCTTCTTGGTTCAGAgaaaaagcagactggaaaacaCTGTTCAATTTCCATCTCTTCAAGAACAGAGATCTGGGAGTTTCCCATCTTCCTTTTCGCCACCGGGAGCCTGGGTCACCCTCTTCTTCCGCCTAGTTGGCATCTCTCATTTCCACTCCCAGACGTGGGCCTTAAATGTAGAGTCtagcagaaagaaggaaatgaccCGACTGTGAAGTAGGGCCACTGCCCCCTAACTCCCGACCCCCTGACCCTGAGAAAGACTCTGTGCCTAGCCTTTCTGGTGTTCACCTTAAAGGACTGCCTGTTTCTGCACTTAGGAGCTGATCACTTTTGCTTGTGTCCTGTAGCTATCTAGACCGAGGGAGTCGTCTTTCCTTactaacttctctctctcttgtgttgCCACCTAAGAGCAGCGCTACAGCCTGCACCTTTCATCTAGTCCACCCTGAAGGCTTTGGGGGTTCCTTTATGGGGAAGCAGCAGCATCTAGATTCAGCTGCCCTGGCTTCAAGACCCGCAAACACTTTTCCTTCACTTCACCCACCCCTGCGCTGCATCTCTTAAAAGCCCGCACCCTCCACTGTACGCCCGGCAAGGACCGACGCTCCAGCTTCTCAGTCTGCTTTCCCGATCCCCTATTGGAAAACACTTGGCTCGTTCTCTGGATAATTTTGACCAGAACTTTTCTTTTAACCCTGTTGCGGCAGTTTCCCGAAAGTTCTCCTTCCACACCGTTTTCTTCGCTTCGGATCTCTCCTACACTCACCGGGGTCGGATGTTTTACACTCTAGACTGGAGGTGTTCCTTAGTCCCTTGAAATCGCTCATTTGTGGGGCTGCGACAGACCGGAGAGGAAAGAAAACCGAGGTGTTTCCAGGCAAGTGCAGGGGGTCCAAGGCAGATGCTGCTCTCAGGGCTCTTCGGTCGATCTCCTTGGGACACCCCTAATCTATAACGGAGGAGACCGGAGTTGAGTAAACCCGGTGCCTCCACTCCCTGCTGGCCAGGGTTCTGGGAACTGGTGGATTTGCCCCGGGGGCGTCGGGCCGGGATAGGGTTCAGTTTGTGTGGTTTCGGCTCTAACAAAGAGATTCCCTGTAATCCGACGAATCTGTTATCAATTTCTCCACCACCCGCGCCCCGCCCCGTGCGCCCCGCCCGCTGTGAAGCTCCAAAAGTTAGTGAGACCCGCCGCGATTTGAGAGCTGGAACCCTtcacaacgtgtgtgtgtgtgtgcatacgtgtgtgtgtgtaagtgtgcacgAGGGTGTGTatggatgtggtgtgtgtgtgtgtgtgtgtgtgtgtgtgtgcgcgcgcgcgcgcgcgcgcacacacacacacacacacacacacacacactagtgcaTGGATTTAGCTTCCACTGGGGACTCTAGCCTTTGCAGCCTGGGCCGCGCGCAAAGAAAGACCCTGAAGCCCACCCCTCCCCTGGAGGAAACTTGACACTTCAGGCGGGGGTAGGGAAGGAGACTGAACCTTCTTTCTCTTAGACTGGGGAAACTCCAGATTTCCATTCTCTCCAGGATGCGTCCTCAGCTTTGCGGTGCTTTGGGAACGGCGGAGCCGAGGCTCAGAGCACTGGTTAGCTGGCAAGGGGAAGCACATGAGCTCCTCTTCCAGGAGCCCGGAGGTGTCCAAGCCAAAGGGGTGGCTCGGAAAGAAAAGCTACGGCCTGCGTCAGGGCCCTTTAGCGTTTCTACTGCCTACAGGGTCCCCTTCATCCCTTTTACGGAGCTGGTCTCGGCAGGGCCTTCGCCTGGAAGAGGTTCACCTTTCTTGCCTTTCCAAAAGAAGGGGCTCCCTCGGGGGCTTTGGGCATCACAGAGTTACACTTATCAGAGACGTAAAGGGGAACGTTGGAAACCTGCTCCTCCTACCCACACTCTTCTCTCTCCGCCGCCGCCTGCAGGTGGAAAAGTCACCAGTGGGAGCAGCCTGAGAACTTTCTGCCCCCCGAATATCTTCAGGAAGGAAACTTCTCCGCCCGGCTTCCTGCGCCCTGGAGGCCAGGGGCTCTGCTGATGCTTGAGAGCTGGCTCCGTTTGGGGACCTGTCGCCTCGGCCCGTTTGCCAACCTTTTGGAACTGAATGAACTGAGCCCTACTAGGGCCAAAGAGGCTAGACTGGAGGCAGGGTGGCAGTGTACTTCAAGACACTGGCCCGCAGTGGTGCGATGAAAACACGGGGACAACTCCAAGAGAAACAACAAGCTCTCCGTGGTTTTCGCCCCGCCCCCCCCAGCCGCTGCTGGACGTGGGGGCCAGAGGGAGAGTAAAAAGTCAGAATAATGGGGTCCAAGGGAAGGGAAGGCTAGGGGGAAAGATCC
Proteins encoded:
- the LOC143441852 gene encoding uncharacterized protein LOC143441852 encodes the protein MVFSPRDEAEIAQVAIRVSRGEPSKRTEGAELCGGDSIPEVHGGRGCRPPRSRPGSEGWSWGPAEAAEGACEAAAAGTGLRTAEAVPRSLQQLSTRCGPPQTDCPSVGTACPPPPALLISSLTFALPLSRLLFPLCKGFKIASSTCPQTLYELMLRCWSREPFTQLHRFLADEALNTV